The genomic interval GAAAACCGCGGCTGGCCATGGCGACCATACCTGCTGTTGTCGCAATGGCTATTATCCCGGCGAGCAGGGCGAGGCCCATTGCCCATTTCGTGCCCAACAATCGGGCACGTGAAACTGGCTGCACCGTCAGAAATTCCCAAGTGTGATCCGCCCGCTCACTCGCGACAGAGCCCATGGCCAGAAAAATGGTCATAACCAAACCGACGGGGCCGTAAATCAACAGGGCCGCTTCACCGTTAGGGATGATTTGCGCGCGCAACAGACCCGCCAGCAAGCCGCTCAAGACGGTAGCGCCAAGGAAAAACCGCCAGCGTTGCTCCTGCCATTCCTTACGCAGCAGTGCGCGAAAGATTTTTTGTCCGTTAGCCGGCATGGGGTGCCTCTCTTCGTCCAGTGACGTACGCTTCGAAGATTTCGTCGAGGTTCAGATCTACTTCGCGCAGCGGATGGATTGGGCCCAGCGCGCGACGTGTCGCATCAACGTCTTCAACCGTGACCGCTAACTGGCCGTCGTAGGATTGTATGTCGAGCAAGCCCGGGAGTTTTGACGTATCAATGTATTGAGAGGATTGGAAGACAAGGCGTTTGATGTTCTCTCGCAGTTCATCCACTGGCGCGCACCTGAGAATACGTCCTTCGTGCAGAATCGCGACGCGGTCGCAAATGGGCTCGATTTCGTAGAGGAGATGTGAGGAGAAGAAGACGGTGATGCCTTGATCTTGAAGATGCCCGATCATGTCACGCAGCAGGTCGCGTCGGGCGATGGGATCCAAACCCAATGTCGGGTCATCGAGGATGACCAGTTTCGGGCGGTGCGACAGAGCTAGCAGGAGGGCCAGGCGGCTGGTTTGGCCCTTGGAAAGCGCGCCAACTTTCTGGCTCGGATCGAGGCGCATTCGCTGGAGCAGGTCTTCTGCGAGAGTTGCATCCCAAGCCGGGTAAAAGAGCGCGACCCATTCGATCAACTCGTTAACCCGCATCCAACCATACATCACCTGGTTTTCCGCCATGTAACCGATGCGCCGACGCGCTTCGATGGGTTGGGTCAGGGGATCGATTCCCGCCATCAGGCACCGACCCGCATCGGGTTGAAGCAGCCCCAGCAAAATACGAATCAGTGTGGTCTTGCCGGCGCCGTTCAAGCCGAGGAACCCGAAGATGGAACCTGCGGGAACTTCAAGATTCACGTCGCGCAGAACGTCACGGCCACCGAAGGATTTGCGCAGGCCTTCGATTCGAATGTCAGCATTGGAGTTGCTCATGGCGACCGGCCTCCGTTCGTGAGTTTCTCAATTTCTTCATCCAAGAGTTGGTGCAATTCGGGACGCGAGATTTCAAAGTGAACCGCCTGCGCGGCCGCCTGGCCGAGAATCCCGGAAACCTGCTTGTGTCGATCCGCTTTTTTTGCCGCTGGTGGCGCGTCGGCGACGAAGGTCCCATCGCCTTGTTTTCGATTAATCAAGCCGTCCTCTTCGAGCAGGACGTAGGCTTTGAGAACGGTGTTCTGATTGACGGGCAGCCGTCTGGCCAACTCGCGCACGCTCGGCAGGCGATCACCTGCTCGCAGCGTGCCGTTGGCAATCTGGTAGCCAATCTGATCGACAATCTGCCGATAGATTGGAACAGCTGAAGTGCTTTCCAAGCGGATAAACATACACTGTTATATATGAGTATAACAGTTAGCGTTCCATTGTCAAGTTCCCTCTGCGAGCACGACTGAATAAATTGTTCGCACACACGTCTATTTCAGGCAATTGGGTCTCTGAAAGACACGGGACTGACACGGATTGACGATGCGACAGCTATTTGGTACAAGCTTGGTGCAAGGTCCAAGTCGAGGAAGCATCCTCGACCACGAGGAATTAGTGCCAACTCCCCAACTTATTGACACTCCGCCGGTAAAGCACCCCGAAAGGGTGACGAGGACGGATGTGGCGCGGACGAAATCACCTGGCGTGGTTGCGCCGACGGAGCGAGTGGTGACGGAGGGCAAGTTCTTCCGCATCGGCTCCCAGAAGTTTCATCCTCGTGGCGTGACCTACGGCCCCTTCCAGCCGGACCAGGCCGGTAGCACCTTCCCGAAGCCCGAACAGGCGGAACGTGATTTTGCGTTGATGAAGGAACTGAACGCGAATTGCCTGCGTGTCTATCACGTGCCTCCGCACTGGTTCCTCGACCTCGCCCAGCAGCACGGATTGAAAGTGCTTGTGGATTACTATTGGCCCAAACATACCTGCTTCCTGGAGGATCGCGAGACGATCCAGTTCGCGCGGGACGCGACGCGCCGGGCGGCGGAGGCGCTGAAGGGCCATCCCGCCGTGTTCGCACTCACACTGGCCAACGAAATCCCGCCGGACATCGCCCGCTGGTACGGCGCGAAGCGCATTGCGCACTTCATCGATGGACTCGCCGCCATCGTCAAGGAGGTGGATCCGCAACGGCTCGTCACCTTCGTTAATTTTCCCACGACGGAGTTTTTACAACCGGCCAGCCTCGATTTCGTCAGCTTCAACGTCTATCTCCATGAACCGCGCCCCTTTGCGAACTACCTTGACCGCTTGCAGAACATCGCGGGTGACAAACCGCTGCTGCTGGCCGAGTTTGGCGTCGACTCCCAGCGGGAAGGCGAAGAGACCAAGGCGCAGATTCTTGGC from Verrucomicrobiia bacterium carries:
- a CDS encoding GntR family transcriptional regulator, coding for MFIRLESTSAVPIYRQIVDQIGYQIANGTLRAGDRLPSVRELARRLPVNQNTVLKAYVLLEEDGLINRKQGDGTFVADAPPAAKKADRHKQVSGILGQAAAQAVHFEISRPELHQLLDEEIEKLTNGGRSP
- a CDS encoding ABC transporter ATP-binding protein → MSNSNADIRIEGLRKSFGGRDVLRDVNLEVPAGSIFGFLGLNGAGKTTLIRILLGLLQPDAGRCLMAGIDPLTQPIEARRRIGYMAENQVMYGWMRVNELIEWVALFYPAWDATLAEDLLQRMRLDPSQKVGALSKGQTSRLALLLALSHRPKLVILDDPTLGLDPIARRDLLRDMIGHLQDQGITVFFSSHLLYEIEPICDRVAILHEGRILRCAPVDELRENIKRLVFQSSQYIDTSKLPGLLDIQSYDGQLAVTVEDVDATRRALGPIHPLREVDLNLDEIFEAYVTGRREAPHAG